From one Streptomyces sp. Q6 genomic stretch:
- the sucD gene encoding succinate--CoA ligase subunit alpha: MAIYLTKESKVLVQGMTGAEGMKHTRRMLAAGTNVVGGVNPRKAGGVVDFDDRAVPVFGSVAQGMAATGADVSVVFVPPAFARSAVVEAVDAGMPLAVVITEGIPVHDSVHFVAYAKQRGTRVVGPNCPGLISPGESDAGIIPADITKPGRIGLVSKSGTLTYQLMYELRDIGFSTCVGIGGDPVVGTTHIDCLAAFEDDPETELIVLIGEIGGDAEERAAAYISEHVTKPVVGYIAGFTAPEGKTMGHAGAIVSGSAGTAQAKKEALERVGVRVGSTPTQTARLVVERLQSAV; encoded by the coding sequence ATGGCGATCTACCTCACCAAGGAGAGCAAGGTCCTCGTCCAGGGCATGACCGGCGCCGAGGGCATGAAGCACACCCGGCGGATGCTCGCCGCGGGCACGAACGTCGTCGGCGGTGTGAACCCGCGCAAGGCGGGCGGCGTCGTGGACTTCGACGACCGCGCCGTCCCGGTGTTCGGCAGCGTCGCGCAGGGCATGGCGGCCACGGGTGCCGACGTCAGCGTCGTCTTCGTGCCGCCCGCCTTCGCCCGGTCCGCCGTCGTCGAGGCGGTCGACGCGGGCATGCCCCTCGCGGTCGTCATCACGGAGGGCATCCCGGTGCACGACTCCGTGCACTTCGTCGCGTACGCCAAGCAGCGGGGCACCCGTGTCGTCGGCCCCAACTGCCCCGGACTGATCAGCCCGGGGGAGTCCGACGCGGGCATCATCCCCGCCGACATCACGAAGCCGGGCCGCATCGGTCTCGTGTCCAAGTCCGGCACGCTCACCTATCAACTCATGTACGAGCTGCGGGACATCGGCTTCTCCACGTGCGTCGGCATCGGCGGCGACCCCGTCGTCGGCACCACGCACATCGACTGCCTCGCCGCGTTCGAGGACGATCCCGAGACCGAACTCATCGTGCTCATCGGCGAGATCGGCGGCGACGCGGAGGAGCGCGCGGCGGCCTACATCAGCGAGCACGTCACCAAGCCCGTCGTCGGCTACATCGCCGGGTTCACCGCGCCCGAGGGCAAGACCATGGGCCACGCGGGGGCCATCGTCTCCGGTTCGGCGGGCACGGCGCAGGCCAAGAAGGAGGCGCTGGAACGGGTCGGGGTACGCGTCGGATCGACGCCGACACAGACCGCGCGGCTGGTCGTCGAGCGGCTGCAAAGTGCCGTGTAG
- the fdhD gene encoding formate dehydrogenase accessory sulfurtransferase FdhD: MGRVTQRRPVLRIRDGVVSSRPDTLVAEEPLEIRLNGKPLAITMRTPGDDFALAAGFLVSEGVLAHADDLQNIVYCAGATQDGSNTYNVVDVRTTPDILMPDITLERNVYTTSSCGLCGKASLDAVRTTARFPIDDTPASPPVRLDPELLAVLPDRLRAAQRVFDRTGGLHAAALFTPDGELLDVREDVGRHNAVDKLVGRALRDGRLPLRRTVLLVSGRASFELAQKAVMAGIPVLAAVSAPSSLAVDLAAETGLTLVGFLRGTSMNVYAGEHRIAQRAVARQG, from the coding sequence ATGGGACGAGTCACGCAGCGGCGCCCGGTCCTGCGCATCAGGGACGGCGTCGTCTCGAGCCGCCCCGACACGCTGGTGGCGGAGGAGCCGCTGGAGATCCGGCTGAACGGCAAACCGCTCGCCATCACCATGCGCACCCCGGGCGACGACTTCGCCCTCGCGGCCGGATTCCTGGTCAGCGAGGGCGTCCTCGCACACGCCGACGACCTCCAGAACATCGTCTACTGCGCGGGCGCCACACAAGACGGCTCCAACACCTACAACGTCGTCGACGTACGCACCACACCCGACATCCTCATGCCCGACATCACCCTCGAACGCAACGTCTACACGACCTCCTCCTGCGGCCTGTGCGGCAAAGCGAGCCTCGACGCGGTCCGCACGACGGCCCGCTTCCCGATCGACGACACTCCCGCGTCTCCCCCGGTGCGCCTCGACCCCGAGCTCCTCGCAGTCCTCCCCGACCGGCTACGGGCTGCCCAGCGGGTCTTCGACCGCACCGGGGGCCTGCACGCCGCCGCCCTGTTCACGCCGGACGGCGAACTCCTGGACGTGCGCGAGGACGTGGGCCGGCACAACGCGGTGGACAAGCTCGTCGGCCGCGCCCTGCGCGACGGTCGGCTGCCGCTGCGCCGCACGGTCCTTCTGGTCTCGGGCCGCGCGTCCTTCGAGCTGGCACAGAAAGCGGTGATGGCCGGCATCCCGGTCCTCGCGGCCGTGTCGGCCCCCTCGTCCCTCGCGGTCGACCTCGCCGCGGAGACCGGCCTGACGCTGGTCGGCTTCCTGCGCGGCACCTCCATGAACGTGTACGCGGGCGAGCACCGCATCGCCCAGCGGGCCGTGGCCCGACAGGGCTGA
- a CDS encoding GntR family transcriptional regulator: MSPIPGLPLTGLPRDSVPRLERPGPLRQRVYETLLDLIITRTLPPGAHLVETELAGRLGVSRQPVREALQRLSTEGWVDLRPAQGAFVHEPTEDEADQLLHVRTLLEAEAVRLAAARVDTAAVQALEEVCAAGERAVADDDVEGAVELNARLHGAIMELAGNVALAELAAQVDRRVRWYYAPIARQRGRRSWAEHRELIAALADGDGQRAAAVMRAHTEHTRTSYHQRTT; the protein is encoded by the coding sequence ATGTCACCGATCCCAGGACTGCCGCTCACAGGTCTGCCGCGCGACTCGGTGCCCCGCCTGGAGCGGCCCGGACCGCTGCGCCAGCGGGTCTACGAGACCCTGCTCGACCTGATCATCACGCGCACGCTGCCGCCGGGCGCCCACCTCGTCGAGACGGAGCTGGCCGGCCGGCTCGGCGTCTCGCGGCAGCCCGTACGGGAGGCGCTCCAGCGGCTGAGCACCGAGGGCTGGGTGGATCTGCGACCCGCCCAGGGGGCCTTCGTGCACGAGCCGACCGAGGACGAGGCGGACCAACTCCTGCATGTGCGCACGCTGTTGGAGGCCGAGGCCGTGCGGCTCGCCGCCGCGCGGGTGGACACCGCGGCCGTTCAGGCACTGGAGGAGGTGTGCGCGGCGGGGGAGCGCGCGGTCGCCGACGACGACGTGGAGGGCGCGGTCGAGCTCAACGCCCGGCTGCACGGCGCGATCATGGAACTGGCCGGCAATGTGGCACTGGCCGAACTCGCGGCGCAGGTCGACCGGCGGGTCCGCTGGTACTACGCGCCCATCGCCCGGCAGCGTGGCCGCCGGTCATGGGCGGAGCACCGGGAGTTGATCGCCGCGCTGGCGGACGGCGACGGGCAGCGCGCGGCGGCGGTGATGCGGGCCCACACGGAGCACACGCGGACCTCGTACCATCAGCGCACCACGTAG
- a CDS encoding OFA family MFS transporter, which translates to MTLNRSTAEGASEPLGAPPRPYREVTDARGRVYRVGETDRDILGHSRSLMVYLPWVAMMAISVFEYAYGSAEDTLSEAHGWTQSNTFWILSVWIFFQAGISFPAGWLREKGILTARRAMFTGSAMCLLGFLALSHLSNVVLAIVGFGVVGGIGSGLIYSTCVNMVGKWFPERKGGKTGFVNGGFAYGALPFIFIFNYAFDTGNYHRVLDLIGAYVMVVVFACAAFFKDPPKNWWPAHIDPLTHSGGDKTAAGLAKNPPAVRQYTPMEAIRTGMLPLMWIALVISAGVSIFGISFQVDYAKEVGFGPLVAASSMGVMAVINGIGRGVVGWASDKWGRKPILVGVILVLGLAQFGVIWAGELKSEGLFLVFAFLSGFGGGAFYPLFAALTPDYFGENYNASNYGLVYSGKLISGLFGGGLGSMVVASWGYNGAYALAGSTSLVAAVIAMTLRQPGRPRAGKGATASAQPQPAT; encoded by the coding sequence ATGACCTTGAACCGCAGCACGGCAGAAGGCGCGTCGGAACCGCTCGGCGCACCGCCCCGCCCCTACCGCGAAGTCACCGACGCCCGGGGCCGCGTCTACCGGGTCGGCGAGACCGACCGCGACATCCTCGGCCACTCCCGCTCGCTCATGGTCTATCTGCCATGGGTCGCGATGATGGCCATCAGCGTCTTCGAGTACGCGTACGGCTCGGCCGAGGACACCCTGTCCGAGGCCCACGGGTGGACACAGTCCAACACCTTCTGGATCCTCAGCGTCTGGATCTTCTTCCAGGCCGGTATCTCCTTCCCCGCCGGATGGCTGCGTGAGAAGGGGATCCTGACCGCCCGTCGGGCCATGTTCACCGGCTCGGCGATGTGCCTGCTCGGGTTCCTCGCCCTGTCGCACCTGAGCAACGTCGTACTCGCGATCGTCGGCTTCGGCGTCGTCGGCGGCATCGGCTCCGGCCTGATCTACTCGACCTGCGTCAACATGGTCGGCAAGTGGTTCCCGGAGCGCAAGGGCGGCAAGACCGGCTTCGTCAACGGCGGCTTCGCCTACGGCGCGCTCCCGTTCATCTTCATCTTCAACTACGCCTTCGACACCGGGAACTACCACCGGGTGCTCGACCTCATCGGCGCCTACGTGATGGTCGTCGTCTTCGCCTGCGCCGCCTTCTTCAAAGACCCGCCGAAGAACTGGTGGCCCGCGCACATCGACCCGCTGACGCACAGCGGGGGCGACAAGACCGCCGCCGGACTCGCCAAGAACCCGCCCGCGGTACGCCAGTACACCCCGATGGAGGCGATCAGGACGGGCATGCTGCCCCTGATGTGGATCGCCCTGGTGATCAGCGCCGGTGTCTCCATCTTCGGCATCTCCTTCCAGGTCGACTACGCGAAGGAGGTCGGCTTCGGCCCGCTCGTCGCCGCGTCGTCCATGGGCGTGATGGCGGTCATCAACGGCATCGGGCGCGGTGTCGTGGGCTGGGCCTCCGACAAGTGGGGGCGCAAGCCGATCCTGGTGGGCGTCATCCTGGTCCTCGGGCTCGCGCAGTTCGGCGTCATCTGGGCCGGTGAGCTGAAGAGCGAGGGCCTCTTCCTCGTCTTCGCGTTCCTCTCCGGATTCGGCGGCGGCGCGTTCTACCCGCTGTTCGCCGCGCTCACGCCGGACTACTTCGGTGAGAACTACAACGCGTCCAACTACGGGCTCGTGTACAGCGGAAAGCTCATCAGCGGCCTCTTCGGCGGCGGGCTCGGCTCCATGGTGGTGGCCTCCTGGGGCTACAACGGGGCGTACGCGCTGGCCGGCAGTACCTCGCTGGTCGCCGCGGTGATCGCGATGACGCTGCGGCAGCCCGGACGGCCCCGGGCCGGAAAGGGTGCGACGGCCTCGGCCCAGCCGCAACCTGCCACCTGA
- a CDS encoding aldehyde dehydrogenase family protein gives MAPTFTPGTPPATLKAGTSWADAWRRCLTVAPEAFREDRVLNLWNGAWQADGRVLPATTPVDGTPVAGPPRLDGDTAHQAVRACLDQHRAWRHVPLAERRARIAATLDALAEHRELLALLLVWEIGKPWRLAQADVDRAIDGVRWYVDGIDGMLADRTPLPGPVSNIASWNYPMSVLVHAMLVQAVAGNAVIAKAPTDGGVSCLTLACALAAREGVPLTLVSGSGRELSQALVRAPEIGCVSFVGGRDTGAAVATAVADLGKRHVLEQEGLNTWGIWDYSDWDALSAVIPKLFDYGKQRCTAYPRFVVQRDAFDAFLSAYLPAVRGLRVGHPLAVASAEDPYPELDFGPLINAAKAKELTDQVTEAIGRGAVPLHRGRVDPDRFLPGQDTSAYVHPVTLLGPPASSPLHHAEPFGPVDTVVLVDTEAELLAAMNASNGALVATLSTDDEQTFARLAPQIRAFKVGHGTARSRGDRDELFGGFGASWRGAFVGGELLVRAVTQGPEGERLPGNFPAYQLMP, from the coding sequence ATGGCACCCACTTTCACCCCCGGCACCCCTCCCGCCACCCTCAAGGCGGGAACGTCTTGGGCCGATGCCTGGCGGCGCTGTCTGACCGTCGCCCCCGAAGCGTTCCGCGAGGACCGCGTCCTGAATCTTTGGAACGGCGCGTGGCAGGCGGACGGCCGGGTGCTTCCGGCCACCACCCCCGTCGACGGAACCCCCGTCGCCGGACCGCCGCGGCTCGACGGGGACACCGCGCACCAGGCCGTACGCGCCTGCCTCGACCAGCACCGCGCCTGGCGGCACGTCCCGCTCGCCGAGCGGCGTGCCCGGATCGCCGCGACGCTCGACGCGCTCGCCGAGCACCGTGAACTGCTCGCCCTGCTCCTCGTCTGGGAGATCGGCAAGCCCTGGCGGCTCGCGCAGGCGGACGTGGACCGGGCGATCGACGGCGTGCGGTGGTACGTGGACGGGATCGACGGGATGCTCGCCGACCGCACTCCGCTGCCCGGCCCGGTGTCGAACATCGCGAGCTGGAACTACCCGATGAGCGTCCTCGTGCACGCGATGCTGGTGCAGGCCGTCGCGGGCAACGCCGTCATCGCCAAGGCCCCCACGGACGGCGGCGTCTCGTGCCTGACACTGGCCTGCGCGCTGGCCGCGCGGGAGGGCGTACCGCTCACCCTCGTGAGCGGGAGCGGCCGGGAGCTGTCGCAGGCGCTGGTGCGTGCGCCGGAGATCGGCTGCGTGTCGTTCGTGGGCGGGCGGGACACCGGGGCGGCCGTCGCCACGGCCGTCGCGGACCTGGGCAAGCGGCACGTCCTGGAGCAGGAGGGCCTGAACACCTGGGGGATCTGGGACTACTCCGACTGGGACGCGCTGTCGGCCGTGATCCCGAAGCTGTTCGACTACGGCAAGCAGCGCTGCACCGCCTACCCGCGCTTCGTCGTGCAGCGCGACGCGTTCGACGCGTTCCTGTCGGCGTACCTGCCCGCGGTGCGCGGCCTGCGCGTGGGGCATCCGCTGGCGGTGGCCTCGGCCGAGGACCCGTACCCGGAGCTGGACTTCGGGCCGCTGATCAACGCGGCGAAGGCGAAGGAGCTGACCGACCAGGTCACCGAGGCGATCGGCCGGGGAGCGGTGCCCCTGCACCGCGGGCGGGTCGATCCGGACCGGTTCCTGCCGGGGCAGGACACGAGTGCCTACGTCCACCCGGTGACGCTGCTCGGCCCGCCGGCGTCGTCGCCACTGCACCACGCGGAGCCGTTCGGTCCGGTGGACACGGTCGTCCTGGTGGACACGGAGGCGGAGCTGCTCGCCGCGATGAACGCGTCGAACGGCGCGCTGGTGGCGACCCTCTCGACCGACGACGAGCAGACCTTCGCACGGCTCGCGCCGCAGATCCGGGCGTTCAAGGTGGGCCACGGCACGGCGCGTTCACGCGGCGACCGCGACGAACTGTTCGGCGGCTTCGGAGCGTCGTGGCGCGGCGCGTTCGTCGGCGGCGAACTCCTGGTACGGGCCGTCACGCAGGGCCCCGAGGGCGAGCGCCTGCCCGGCAACTTCCCGGCGTACCAGCTGATGCCGTGA
- the frc gene encoding formyl-CoA transferase, which translates to MTKALEGIRVLDMTHVQSGPSATQLLAWLGADVVKLEAPTGDITRTQLRDIPDVDSLYFTMLNCNKRSITLNTKTERGKELLTELIRRSDVMVENFGPGAIDRMGFTWDHIQTINPRLVYASIKGFGDGPYTNLKAYEVVAQAMGGSMATTGLHDGPPLATGAQIGDSGTGIHTVAGILAALFQRENTGRGQRVNVAMQHAVLNLCRVKLRDQQRLTHGPLPEYPNDDFTDEVPRSGNASGGGQPGWAVKCAPGGPNDYVYVIVQPTGWKPLTHLIGHPELADDPDWATPQARLPRLTKMFQLIEEWTTTLPKWTVLEQLNTHNIPCGPILSTKEIIEDPSLTANHMIVEVDHPQRGTYRTVGNPLKLSDSPTTITASPLLGEHNTDVFVEELGLEEAELVQLREQGVI; encoded by the coding sequence ATGACCAAGGCTCTCGAAGGTATACGCGTGCTCGACATGACCCATGTCCAGTCGGGTCCCTCCGCCACCCAGCTACTGGCCTGGCTCGGCGCGGACGTCGTGAAACTCGAAGCACCCACCGGTGACATCACCCGCACCCAACTGCGCGACATCCCCGACGTCGACTCCCTCTACTTCACCATGCTCAACTGCAACAAACGCTCCATCACCCTCAACACCAAAACCGAACGCGGCAAAGAACTCCTGACCGAACTCATCCGCCGCTCCGACGTCATGGTCGAAAACTTCGGCCCCGGCGCCATCGACCGCATGGGCTTCACCTGGGACCACATCCAGACCATCAACCCCCGCCTCGTCTACGCCTCCATCAAAGGCTTCGGCGACGGCCCCTACACCAACCTCAAAGCCTACGAAGTCGTCGCCCAGGCCATGGGCGGCTCCATGGCCACCACCGGCCTCCACGACGGCCCCCCACTGGCCACCGGCGCCCAGATCGGCGACTCCGGCACCGGCATCCACACCGTCGCCGGCATCCTCGCCGCCCTCTTCCAACGCGAGAACACCGGCCGCGGCCAACGCGTCAACGTCGCCATGCAACACGCCGTCCTCAACCTCTGCCGCGTCAAACTCCGCGACCAACAACGCCTCACCCACGGCCCCCTGCCCGAATACCCCAACGACGACTTCACCGACGAAGTCCCCCGCTCCGGCAACGCCTCCGGCGGCGGCCAACCCGGCTGGGCCGTGAAATGCGCCCCCGGCGGACCCAACGACTACGTCTACGTCATCGTCCAACCCACCGGCTGGAAACCCCTGACCCACCTCATCGGACACCCCGAACTCGCCGACGACCCCGACTGGGCCACCCCCCAAGCCCGCCTGCCCCGCCTCACCAAAATGTTCCAACTCATCGAGGAATGGACCACCACCCTCCCCAAATGGACCGTCCTCGAACAACTCAACACCCACAACATCCCCTGCGGCCCCATCCTCTCCACCAAAGAAATCATCGAAGACCCCTCCCTCACCGCCAACCACATGATCGTCGAAGTCGACCACCCCCAACGCGGCACCTATCGCACGGTGGGCAACCCGCTGAAGCTGTCCGACTCGCCGACCACCATCACCGCCTCACCACTGCTCGGCGAACACAACACCGACGTCTTCGTCGAGGAACTCGGCCTGGAAGAAGCCGAGTTGGTGCAGCTCAGGGAGCAGGGCGTCATCTGA
- a CDS encoding FdhF/YdeP family oxidoreductase: protein MSTDGSGNSLDGDSEDRLRVTPPKTWATGAPAVVHALQYALGRTDPRRTALTLLNINQADGFDCPGCAWPEPAPGRRSRNEYCENGAKHISDEATSRRVTADFFREHSVADLARRSDRWLNQQGRLTAPMVKRPGATHYTPIGWDEALGLLAAELRGLDSPDEALFYTSGRLNNEAAFLLQLFARAYGTNNLPDCSNLCHESSGAALMETLGIGKGSVSLDDIHHSDLVLVVGQNPGTNHPRMLTALEETKRNGGKVIAVNTLPEAGLIRFKHPQKPRGVVGRGTAIADTFLQIRAGGDLALFKALNLLLIEAEEARPGTVVDRGFIGAYSAGYEDFARQARKITWDDIHEATGLSREQIEDVADTVLSSRSVIVCWAMGLTQHKHAVPTIREVVNFLLLRGNIGRPGAGVCPVRGHSNVQGDRSMGVWEKMPQSFLDALEREFGFTPPTHHGLDSVDGIRAMRDGAAKVFVGVAGNFVRATPDSDVTEAAMRRCRMTAHLSTTLNRSHTVCGDTALILPTLGRSDRDVQASGEQFVTVEDSMSEVHASRGRLAPASAQLLSEVAIISRLARRTLLDQPAIPWEEFEADYGTVRDRIARVVPGFADFNARVAAPGGFTLPNPVNQKIFPTPSGKAVFTCNDFEMPEVPAGHLLLQTLRSHDQWNTVPYAMNDRYRGIHHGRRVVLVNPADLDALGIADRSLVDLVGVWRDGTERRAERFRTVAYPTTRGSAAAYYPETNVLVPLDSVADISNTPTSKAVLIRLEPVAEPS, encoded by the coding sequence ATGAGCACCGACGGCAGCGGAAACTCCCTCGACGGCGACAGCGAGGACCGGCTGAGGGTCACCCCGCCCAAGACCTGGGCGACCGGCGCACCCGCCGTGGTCCACGCCCTCCAGTACGCGCTCGGCCGGACCGACCCCCGGCGCACGGCGCTGACCCTCCTGAACATCAACCAGGCGGACGGCTTCGACTGCCCCGGCTGCGCCTGGCCCGAGCCCGCCCCGGGCCGACGCTCGCGCAACGAGTACTGCGAGAACGGCGCCAAGCACATCAGCGACGAGGCGACCTCGCGCCGGGTCACCGCCGACTTCTTCCGCGAGCACTCCGTCGCGGACCTCGCCCGCCGCTCCGACCGCTGGCTCAACCAGCAGGGCCGGCTCACCGCACCCATGGTGAAGCGGCCCGGCGCCACGCACTACACGCCGATCGGCTGGGACGAGGCCCTCGGGCTGCTCGCCGCCGAACTGCGCGGCCTCGACTCGCCCGACGAAGCGCTCTTCTACACGTCCGGCCGGCTGAACAACGAGGCGGCCTTCCTGCTCCAGCTCTTCGCCCGCGCCTACGGCACCAACAACCTGCCCGATTGCAGCAACCTGTGCCACGAGTCCAGCGGCGCCGCCCTGATGGAGACGCTCGGCATCGGCAAGGGCAGCGTCAGCCTGGACGACATCCACCACAGCGACCTCGTCCTCGTCGTCGGCCAGAACCCGGGTACGAACCACCCGAGGATGCTGACCGCCCTCGAAGAGACCAAGCGCAACGGCGGCAAGGTCATCGCCGTGAACACGCTGCCCGAGGCCGGGCTGATCCGCTTCAAGCATCCGCAGAAGCCGCGCGGCGTCGTCGGCCGGGGCACCGCCATCGCCGACACGTTCCTCCAGATCCGCGCCGGTGGCGACCTCGCTCTCTTCAAAGCGCTCAACCTGCTGCTCATCGAGGCGGAGGAGGCGCGGCCCGGCACGGTCGTGGACCGGGGCTTCATCGGGGCGTACAGCGCCGGGTACGAGGATTTCGCACGGCAGGCCCGCAAGATCACCTGGGACGACATCCACGAGGCCACCGGCCTGAGCCGCGAGCAGATCGAGGACGTCGCCGACACGGTCCTGAGCAGCCGCAGCGTCATCGTGTGCTGGGCGATGGGCCTCACTCAGCACAAGCACGCGGTCCCCACCATCCGCGAGGTCGTCAACTTCCTCCTGCTGCGCGGCAACATCGGCCGTCCGGGCGCCGGAGTCTGTCCGGTGCGCGGCCACAGCAACGTCCAGGGCGACCGCTCGATGGGCGTCTGGGAGAAGATGCCGCAGTCGTTCCTGGACGCGCTGGAGCGGGAGTTCGGGTTCACGCCGCCCACGCACCACGGCCTCGACTCCGTCGACGGCATCCGGGCGATGCGCGACGGCGCGGCCAAGGTCTTCGTAGGGGTCGCCGGCAACTTCGTACGGGCCACACCCGACAGCGACGTCACGGAGGCGGCGATGCGCCGCTGCCGCATGACCGCGCACCTCTCCACCACACTCAACCGCTCGCACACGGTGTGCGGCGACACCGCGCTCATCCTGCCGACGCTCGGCCGCAGCGACCGCGACGTCCAGGCGTCGGGGGAGCAGTTCGTCACCGTCGAGGACTCCATGAGCGAGGTGCACGCCTCGCGCGGCCGCCTCGCTCCGGCCTCCGCGCAGCTGCTCAGCGAGGTGGCGATCATCTCGCGCCTCGCCCGGCGCACGCTCCTGGACCAACCGGCCATCCCCTGGGAGGAGTTCGAGGCGGACTACGGCACCGTCCGCGACCGGATCGCCCGCGTCGTGCCCGGCTTCGCCGACTTCAACGCGCGGGTCGCGGCGCCCGGCGGCTTCACACTGCCCAACCCGGTGAACCAGAAGATCTTCCCCACGCCGAGCGGCAAAGCCGTCTTCACCTGCAACGACTTCGAGATGCCCGAGGTCCCGGCGGGCCACTTGCTGCTCCAGACCCTGCGCTCGCACGACCAGTGGAACACCGTCCCGTACGCGATGAACGACCGCTACCGGGGCATCCACCACGGCCGCCGCGTCGTCCTCGTCAACCCGGCCGACCTCGACGCCCTCGGCATCGCCGACCGCTCGCTCGTCGACCTGGTGGGGGTGTGGAGGGACGGGACCGAGCGGCGCGCGGAGCGCTTCCGGACGGTCGCCTACCCCACCACGCGCGGCTCCGCGGCGGCCTACTACCCGGAGACCAACGTGCTGGTGCCGCTGGACAGCGTCGCCGACATCAGCAACACCCCGACCTCGAAGGCCGTCCTGATCCGCCTGGAACCGGTGGCGGAGCCGTCCTGA
- a CDS encoding carbonic anhydrase, with translation MTTAESSTESSTAARTEARAEVREEARTEGGPVARDGGTVTDHLLAANTRYAERFEDPGMDARPVLGVAVVACMDARIDLHAALGLALGDCHTVRNAGGVVTDDTIRSLTISQRALGTRSVILVHHTGCGLQSLTEEFRHELEREVGQRPSWAVEGFTDVDQDVRQSLQKVRTSPFLPHTDDVRGFVFDVRTGRLREVT, from the coding sequence ATGACCACAGCAGAGTCGAGCACGGAGTCGAGCACAGCGGCACGCACTGAGGCACGCGCTGAGGTACGTGAAGAGGCGCGCACGGAGGGAGGCCCGGTCGCGCGCGACGGCGGGACGGTCACCGACCACCTCCTGGCGGCCAACACCCGTTACGCCGAACGCTTCGAGGACCCCGGCATGGACGCCCGCCCCGTCCTCGGCGTGGCCGTGGTGGCCTGCATGGACGCCCGGATCGATCTGCACGCGGCCCTCGGCCTCGCGCTCGGCGACTGTCACACCGTGCGCAACGCCGGCGGCGTCGTCACCGACGACACCATCCGCTCCCTGACGATCAGTCAGCGGGCGCTCGGCACCCGCAGCGTGATCCTCGTCCACCACACGGGCTGCGGCCTCCAGTCCCTGACCGAGGAGTTCCGGCACGAGCTGGAGAGGGAGGTCGGACAGCGGCCGAGCTGGGCGGTCGAGGGCTTCACCGATGTCGACCAGGACGTGCGGCAGTCCCTCCAGAAGGTGCGCACCTCGCCGTTCCTGCCGCACACCGACGATGTGCGCGGCTTCGTGTTCGACGTACGGACCGGGCGGTTGAGGGAGGTGACGTGA
- a CDS encoding GntR family transcriptional regulator — MSDTPTVTAPTGTAPALRSIAAAGPITRPAPLRQAVYDALIEMIINGTLSPGQHLVEAELAERLGVSRQPVREALQRLQAAGWVDLRPAQGAFVHAPTVEECAQLLGVRAVLETYSAQGAARHATARDVADLWELQETGIAALAAGDARAIVEANAALHSHITALSRNAVLAELIPQVDQRVRWYYMPIAKPRGKDAWSEHALIIEAIATGDPERAEALMRRHTQNTTDFYCKQIAAAAGLGG, encoded by the coding sequence ATGTCCGACACGCCGACCGTCACCGCACCGACCGGCACCGCACCGGCCTTGAGGTCCATCGCCGCCGCGGGGCCGATCACCCGGCCCGCGCCCCTGCGGCAGGCCGTCTACGACGCACTGATCGAGATGATCATCAACGGGACGCTCAGCCCCGGGCAGCACCTCGTCGAGGCCGAACTCGCCGAGCGGCTCGGGGTGAGCCGGCAGCCGGTCCGGGAAGCGTTGCAGCGGCTCCAGGCGGCCGGCTGGGTCGATCTGCGCCCGGCCCAGGGCGCCTTCGTGCACGCCCCCACCGTGGAGGAATGCGCCCAACTCCTCGGCGTACGAGCGGTGTTGGAGACGTACTCCGCGCAAGGAGCCGCCCGGCACGCGACCGCGCGGGACGTCGCGGATCTGTGGGAGCTCCAGGAGACGGGCATCGCGGCGCTCGCCGCGGGCGACGCGCGGGCCATCGTGGAGGCCAACGCGGCGCTCCACTCCCACATCACGGCGCTGTCCCGCAACGCGGTGCTCGCCGAGCTGATTCCGCAGGTCGACCAGCGGGTGCGCTGGTACTACATGCCGATCGCCAAGCCTCGCGGCAAGGACGCCTGGAGCGAGCACGCGCTGATCATCGAGGCCATCGCCACGGGTGACCCGGAGCGCGCCGAGGCCCTGATGCGCCGCCACACGCAGAACACCACCGACTTCTACTGCAAGCAGATCGCCGCCGCGGCCGGCCTCGGCGGCTGA
- a CDS encoding NAD(P)H-dependent oxidoreductase subunit E: MTEAKAIMTTSGTDTTVESVVRRVASAHRGERGALLPVLHAVQAELGYVPQAAIQVLADEFNLSRADVHGVVTFYHDFRSAPAGRTTVRVCRAEACQALGTDRLMTHLRESGHTLGETSADGSATVEQVFCLGNCALGPSVEVDGRLYGRVTPERLASLLNGTV, encoded by the coding sequence ATGACGGAGGCGAAAGCGATCATGACGACCAGCGGGACGGATACGACGGTCGAGAGCGTGGTCAGGAGGGTCGCGTCCGCGCATCGTGGCGAGCGCGGCGCACTGTTGCCCGTACTCCACGCCGTACAGGCCGAGTTGGGATACGTACCGCAGGCGGCGATCCAGGTCCTCGCCGACGAGTTCAACCTCTCGCGGGCCGACGTCCATGGAGTCGTGACCTTCTACCACGACTTCCGCAGCGCTCCCGCGGGCCGCACGACGGTCCGCGTCTGCCGCGCCGAAGCCTGCCAAGCCCTCGGCACCGACAGGCTAATGACCCACCTGCGGGAGTCGGGGCACACGCTCGGCGAGACCAGCGCGGACGGCTCCGCCACCGTCGAGCAGGTCTTCTGCCTCGGCAACTGCGCGCTCGGCCCGTCGGTGGAGGTGGACGGACGGCTGTACGGCCGCGTCACCCCCGAACGCCTCGCCTCGCTCCTCAACGGGACGGTGTGA